A genomic stretch from Phycisphaerae bacterium includes:
- a CDS encoding phosphatidate cytidylyltransferase: protein MAIPHRLRYSAAMLWQRLFFGAVLIAALIGLVYTDDWLSKGPVAQGEGHAQTGLIVLAILAALAALGTWELAKLFAAAGHSPVARWSGLMSVLILAIPYVVANQRLPSALATQAGTDGLTVAGLVIAFVGACFFVACRRRTENAAADIALTLFMVLYLGLLPQFLIRLRMFGPPGAVWLLLYFVGVVKFCDIGAYFTGLTIGRHKLIVWLSPKKTWEGLLGGLATSAGVAVLISYLVRTYADPSPLTAAFPEWPRAAVFGLLMGLLGQGGDLLESLIKRGAQAKDSAHAIPAFGGVLDIIDSLLPTAPVAYWMLVQ from the coding sequence TTGGCAATCCCGCATCGCCTTCGCTACTCTGCCGCCATGCTCTGGCAGCGACTCTTTTTTGGGGCCGTCCTCATCGCCGCGTTGATCGGGCTGGTCTACACCGACGACTGGCTGTCCAAGGGTCCCGTGGCACAGGGCGAGGGCCACGCCCAGACCGGTCTCATTGTCCTGGCGATCCTGGCGGCGTTGGCGGCGTTAGGCACCTGGGAACTGGCCAAATTATTCGCGGCGGCGGGACACTCGCCCGTGGCGAGATGGTCGGGTCTCATGAGCGTCCTGATCCTCGCCATTCCTTACGTCGTCGCGAACCAGCGCCTGCCCTCGGCCCTTGCGACACAGGCCGGGACGGATGGACTGACAGTGGCCGGGCTCGTCATCGCATTCGTGGGAGCGTGCTTCTTCGTCGCTTGTCGGCGCCGAACGGAGAACGCGGCCGCCGACATCGCCCTGACCCTTTTCATGGTGCTCTATCTCGGCCTGTTGCCGCAGTTTCTTATTCGCCTTCGCATGTTCGGCCCGCCGGGCGCGGTCTGGCTGCTCCTCTACTTCGTCGGCGTCGTCAAGTTCTGCGACATCGGTGCTTATTTCACCGGGCTCACCATCGGTCGCCACAAGCTCATCGTCTGGCTCAGCCCGAAGAAGACTTGGGAGGGCCTCCTCGGCGGTCTCGCGACCTCGGCGGGCGTGGCGGTGCTCATCTCCTATCTGGTGCGGACCTACGCCGATCCTTCTCCGTTGACCGCCGCGTTTCCCGAATGGCCCAGGGCCGCCGTTTTCGGACTGCTCATGGGGCTCCTCGGTCAGGGCGGCGATCTCCTCGAATCGCTCATCAAGCGCGGCGCACAGGCCAAGGATTCCGCGCACGCGATCCCCGCCTTCGGCGGAGTGCTCGATATTATCGACTCCCTCCTGCCCACCGCTCCCGTCGCCTACTGGATGTTGGTACAATAG
- a CDS encoding PhoH family protein, whose product MELVITLDGPPDRRIELFGPADCNLRAIREALGVKFIARDSTLKLVGEGEAVGKAAAVVETLLGKLRTGGHLQKTDVADALLAHAARHGKPEPGTIHVYRQSATIRPKTDGQREYVHAMESNDLCFCIGPAGTGKTYLAVAMALSLLKVGRLKRIVLARPAVEAGEKLGYLPGDLQAKVNPYLRPLFDAMNDMMDFEQTRRFMVNDAIEVIPLAFMRGRTLNNAAIILDEAQNSTTQQMLMFLTRLGEHSKMIVTGDDSQSDLGEYSKSGLVDAVQRLEGVEGVAIVRLTQADIVRHKLVTRIVHAYGHRDTKR is encoded by the coding sequence TTGGAATTAGTCATCACATTGGACGGCCCGCCGGATCGGCGGATCGAACTCTTCGGCCCCGCGGACTGCAATCTCCGGGCGATCCGCGAGGCGCTGGGCGTCAAATTCATCGCCCGCGACTCCACGCTCAAACTCGTCGGCGAAGGCGAAGCCGTCGGCAAGGCCGCCGCCGTCGTCGAAACGCTCCTCGGAAAATTGCGCACCGGCGGCCATCTTCAAAAGACCGACGTCGCCGACGCCCTGCTCGCGCACGCCGCGCGGCACGGAAAGCCCGAGCCCGGCACGATCCACGTCTATCGCCAGTCCGCGACCATCCGTCCCAAGACAGACGGACAACGCGAATACGTCCACGCCATGGAGTCGAACGACTTGTGCTTCTGCATCGGCCCGGCAGGCACCGGCAAGACGTATCTCGCCGTCGCCATGGCGCTCTCCCTTCTCAAGGTCGGCCGGCTCAAGCGGATCGTCCTGGCGCGGCCGGCGGTCGAAGCGGGGGAAAAACTCGGCTATCTGCCCGGCGACCTCCAGGCCAAGGTCAACCCCTATCTGCGGCCGCTCTTCGATGCGATGAACGATATGATGGACTTTGAACAGACCCGCCGCTTCATGGTCAACGACGCCATCGAGGTCATCCCCCTGGCCTTCATGCGCGGCCGCACCCTGAACAACGCGGCGATCATCCTCGACGAGGCTCAAAACTCCACGACCCAGCAGATGCTCATGTTCCTCACGCGCCTCGGTGAGCACAGCAAGATGATCGTAACGGGCGACGACAGCCAGTCCGACCTCGGCGAATACTCCAAGAGCGGCCTGGTGGACGCCGTGCAACGGTTGGAAGGGGTCGAAGGCGTGGCCATCGTCCGATTAACCCAGGCTGACATCGTCCGCCACAAGCTCGTGACGCGGATCGTCCACGCCTATGGGCATCGTGATACGAAGCGCTGA
- the infA gene encoding translation initiation factor IF-1 — MAKTEVIEVEAIVTQALPNTMFRCEFDLGGKKHSVLGHISGRLRKNFIRILPGDKVRVELSPYDLARGRITRRL; from the coding sequence ATGGCAAAAACGGAAGTCATTGAGGTCGAGGCCATCGTCACCCAGGCCCTGCCGAACACGATGTTTCGGTGCGAGTTCGATCTGGGCGGCAAAAAGCACAGCGTCCTGGGTCACATCTCCGGGCGCCTCCGTAAGAACTTCATCCGCATCCTGCCCGGCGACAAGGTCCGCGTGGAACTCTCCCCGTACGACCTGGCCCGCGGGCGGATCACGCGGCGGCTCTGA